One stretch of Micromonospora cremea DNA includes these proteins:
- a CDS encoding carbohydrate ABC transporter permease, with the protein MNTGTAPAPAPAPATDPAGEGPTIAVRHLLAQIGRYTFLCAVLGFFALPLLWLATAPFDDTPTITASLPRFTLDNFRALLDNPYALSSLLNSVYLAAGTAALVVTFAALAAYALSRVRVPGRDALLYGLLLLSSIVTGTATMVPLFELAFRLNLIDSRLGVILILSGGLLPAAIFILKDFMDSTPTSYEESARVFGASALQIMRHIVVPVVRPGLATVGVWAVANVWGNFLVPYLLLRGPEKAPAAVIMYTLYTEGGQADLRLLSTFSLLYSLPVALMFVFVSSRYGFRFHGGIKR; encoded by the coding sequence ATGAACACCGGTACCGCGCCGGCGCCGGCGCCGGCACCGGCCACCGATCCGGCCGGCGAGGGCCCCACCATCGCCGTACGCCACCTGCTCGCCCAGATCGGGCGCTACACCTTCCTCTGCGCCGTCCTCGGGTTCTTCGCGCTGCCGCTGCTGTGGCTGGCGACCGCGCCTTTCGACGACACCCCGACGATCACCGCGTCGCTGCCGCGGTTCACCCTCGACAACTTCCGCGCCCTGTTGGACAACCCGTACGCGCTCAGCTCGCTGCTCAACTCGGTCTACCTGGCCGCCGGCACCGCCGCCCTGGTGGTCACGTTCGCGGCGCTGGCCGCGTACGCGCTGAGCCGGGTGCGGGTGCCCGGCCGCGACGCGCTGCTCTACGGGCTGCTGCTGCTCTCATCGATCGTGACCGGCACGGCCACCATGGTGCCGCTGTTCGAGCTGGCGTTCCGGCTCAACCTGATCGACTCTCGGCTCGGCGTCATCCTGATCCTCAGCGGCGGGCTGCTGCCCGCGGCGATCTTCATCCTCAAGGACTTCATGGATTCGACACCGACGTCCTACGAGGAGTCGGCGCGGGTCTTCGGCGCCAGCGCGCTGCAGATCATGCGGCACATCGTGGTGCCGGTGGTCCGGCCCGGGTTGGCCACCGTGGGGGTCTGGGCGGTGGCCAACGTCTGGGGCAACTTCCTGGTGCCGTACCTGCTGCTGCGCGGGCCGGAGAAGGCGCCCGCCGCGGTGATCATGTACACCCTCTACACCGAGGGCGGCCAGGCCGACCTGCGGTTGCTCTCCACGTTCTCGCTGCTCTACTCGCTGCCGGTGGCGCTCATGTTCGTCTTCGTCAGCAGCCGGTACGGGTTTCGCTTCCACGGAGGAATCAAGCGCTGA
- a CDS encoding Gfo/Idh/MocA family protein has protein sequence MTEPGKRIRIAVAGLGVVARTVHLPLLQRRADLFEVIALGDLSASRVAELGHRYGVEPERRYTDASAMLVEGGYDAALLATSGSHGELAALALRSGVPVLCEKPLAYTLAEAARLTELSGATPSLMVGYMKQYDPAVTEAARLLDELGGAERIHAVEVTVLHPGGEGQLAFANLPPAPGDVPPGAGDRLRAADSRLLDAAVGGDPAARTLYQILINSISHDLSLLRLFTGPPATVEHVATWPVAPNGPVEPSVEVSGRLSGGARYGIRWLNLPDYPAYRETVTLHHARGSLELVFPSPYLLNAPTTLTAVDSQHGGERRAAFRSVTEAFEQQLVAFHAMVTAGAPPLTGVAEGATDLRTSQQVVRRFGELTGAAIGGEAAR, from the coding sequence ATGACGGAGCCGGGCAAGCGGATCAGGATCGCGGTGGCCGGGCTCGGAGTCGTCGCCCGTACGGTGCATCTGCCGCTGCTGCAGCGGCGTGCGGACCTGTTCGAGGTCATCGCGCTCGGCGACCTCTCTGCCTCCCGGGTGGCCGAGCTCGGCCACCGGTACGGCGTCGAACCGGAGCGGCGGTACACCGACGCCAGCGCGATGCTGGTTGAGGGCGGATACGACGCGGCGCTGCTGGCGACCTCCGGCTCGCATGGTGAGCTGGCCGCGCTGGCGCTGCGCTCGGGCGTGCCGGTGCTCTGCGAGAAGCCACTCGCCTACACCCTCGCCGAGGCGGCCCGGCTGACCGAGCTGAGCGGCGCGACGCCGTCGCTGATGGTCGGCTACATGAAGCAGTACGACCCGGCAGTCACCGAGGCCGCGCGTCTGCTCGACGAGCTCGGCGGCGCCGAGCGGATCCACGCGGTGGAGGTGACCGTCCTGCACCCCGGGGGTGAGGGGCAACTGGCGTTCGCCAACCTGCCGCCGGCCCCCGGCGACGTGCCGCCCGGCGCGGGGGACCGGTTGCGGGCGGCCGATTCGCGGCTACTCGACGCCGCGGTGGGCGGCGACCCCGCTGCACGGACGCTCTACCAGATCTTGATCAACAGCATCTCCCACGACTTGTCGCTGCTGCGGCTTTTCACCGGCCCGCCGGCCACCGTGGAGCACGTCGCGACCTGGCCCGTCGCACCGAACGGCCCGGTCGAGCCGTCGGTGGAGGTCAGCGGACGGCTGAGCGGTGGTGCCCGCTACGGCATCCGGTGGCTCAACCTGCCGGACTATCCCGCCTACCGGGAGACGGTCACCCTGCACCACGCCCGGGGCTCCCTGGAGCTGGTCTTCCCCTCGCCGTACCTGCTCAACGCGCCCACCACGCTGACCGCGGTGGACTCCCAGCACGGTGGCGAGCGACGGGCCGCGTTCCGGTCGGTGACCGAGGCGTTCGAGCAGCAACTCGTCGCGTTCCACGCGATGGTCACCGCGGGCGCCCCGCCGTTGACCGGGGTCGCCGAGGGCGCGACCGACCTACGCACGAGCCAACAGGTGGTACGCCGCTTCGGGGAGCTGACCGGGGCGGCGATCGGCGGAGAGGCGGCACGCTGA
- a CDS encoding sugar phosphate isomerase/epimerase family protein, with product MHLTGRTRVAGAPVNYGIYQSAGASPGPDELLAALNRDGYAGVDSGPIGYLGTGKLLAQRLGDNGIGLAGGWVDLRFADPDGFTDDLAQLDAALDVFAAAPVDDPRFAPRPTLACPGNPARMARPGIPPDLTSALPASAWPDFAARVQQAVDRCRDRGLEPVFHYHLGTDVETEAEADRLLELTDVAVCLDTGHLLLAGGDPVAAVRRWAGRIGQVHLKDGDLTVHERVRAAGGGLTEVVAAGGFCPLGTGDVDFAGVLAALDAIGYTGWLVIEQDAPALGRDLDRILADQRANRRWLEEAAR from the coding sequence ATGCATCTGACCGGACGCACGCGGGTGGCCGGCGCACCCGTCAACTACGGCATCTATCAGTCGGCCGGCGCATCCCCGGGCCCCGACGAGCTGCTGGCGGCCCTCAACCGGGACGGATACGCCGGAGTGGACTCCGGGCCGATCGGCTACCTCGGCACCGGCAAGCTGCTGGCCCAGCGGCTGGGCGATAACGGCATCGGGCTCGCCGGCGGCTGGGTCGACCTGCGGTTCGCTGACCCGGACGGCTTCACCGACGACCTGGCCCAGCTCGACGCGGCACTCGACGTGTTCGCCGCCGCCCCCGTCGACGACCCCCGGTTCGCGCCCCGACCCACACTCGCCTGCCCCGGCAACCCCGCAAGGATGGCCCGACCGGGCATCCCGCCGGACCTGACCTCGGCGCTGCCGGCCAGCGCCTGGCCGGACTTCGCCGCCCGGGTCCAGCAGGCCGTCGACCGCTGCCGGGACCGTGGCCTCGAGCCGGTGTTCCACTACCACCTCGGTACCGACGTGGAGACCGAAGCCGAGGCTGACCGGCTGCTCGAACTCACCGACGTCGCCGTCTGCCTGGACACCGGGCACCTGCTGCTGGCCGGCGGGGACCCGGTCGCGGCGGTACGCCGGTGGGCCGGCCGGATCGGGCAGGTGCACCTGAAGGACGGCGACCTGACCGTCCACGAGCGGGTCCGGGCGGCCGGCGGCGGCCTGACCGAGGTGGTGGCCGCCGGCGGCTTCTGCCCCCTGGGCACCGGCGACGTCGACTTCGCCGGGGTGCTCGCCGCACTCGACGCCATCGGCTACACCGGCTGGCTGGTGATCGAACAGGACGCGCCGGCGCTCGGCCGGGACCTGGACCGGATCCTGGCCGATCAGCGCGCCAACCGGCGGTGGCTCGAGGAGGCGGCCCGATGA
- a CDS encoding extracellular solute-binding protein: MSAKPRHAAAVLAALTAVALAATACGDSSEPAGKDAKNITLTIAANSIVGGKSSAGAEWIEKWVIPKFIEAQKAKGVTAKVTFVPSGVDDEQYKTKQALDLRSKGGADVIALDGIWVGEFVQAGYLKPLSDVAGSEVDSWEGWSQIPETVQGLGSFDGKRYGIPLGTDGRVLYYNKKLFAQAGLPADWQPKSWQEILDAGTKLKALPGVTPIQINAGTAMGEATSMQGALPLLVGAGGEIYKDNKWAGASQPVKDVLDFYTKVYGGGLGDPKLQQEAKGRDKSFAEFAAGKIGILGEGDYFWRSVVNPSGGIAKMADRDTTVGYALIPAKQPGAGIRGQDFVSMSGGGVRVLNPNSKFPSHAWELLSFMHSAEGVKAELAGEKRITARTDVNKEVLAGDPMLSFITDKVLPVTAYRPPLAVYPQVSVALQEATADVAGGKSVDEAATAYQKKVEGIVGGPGNVTS, translated from the coding sequence ATGTCAGCCAAGCCGAGACACGCAGCGGCCGTGCTCGCCGCGTTAACCGCCGTCGCCCTCGCCGCTACCGCCTGCGGCGACTCGTCCGAGCCCGCCGGCAAGGACGCCAAGAACATCACCCTCACCATCGCCGCCAACTCGATCGTGGGCGGCAAGAGCTCCGCCGGCGCCGAGTGGATCGAGAAGTGGGTCATCCCCAAGTTCATCGAGGCCCAGAAGGCCAAGGGCGTCACCGCGAAGGTCACCTTCGTGCCCAGCGGCGTCGACGACGAGCAGTACAAGACCAAGCAGGCCCTCGACCTGCGCTCCAAGGGCGGCGCCGACGTGATCGCCCTGGACGGCATCTGGGTGGGCGAGTTCGTCCAGGCCGGCTACCTCAAGCCCCTGTCCGATGTGGCTGGCTCGGAGGTGGACTCCTGGGAGGGCTGGTCGCAGATTCCCGAGACCGTGCAGGGCCTCGGCTCATTCGACGGCAAGCGCTACGGCATCCCGCTCGGCACCGACGGCCGGGTCCTCTACTACAACAAGAAGCTGTTCGCCCAGGCCGGCCTGCCCGCCGACTGGCAGCCGAAGAGCTGGCAGGAGATCCTCGACGCCGGCACCAAGCTCAAGGCCCTTCCCGGGGTGACCCCGATCCAGATCAACGCCGGCACGGCGATGGGCGAGGCCACCAGCATGCAGGGCGCGTTGCCGCTGCTCGTCGGCGCCGGCGGCGAGATCTACAAGGACAACAAGTGGGCCGGCGCCAGCCAGCCGGTCAAGGACGTGCTCGACTTCTACACGAAGGTCTACGGCGGGGGCCTCGGCGACCCGAAGCTCCAGCAGGAGGCGAAGGGGCGCGACAAGTCCTTCGCGGAGTTCGCCGCCGGCAAGATCGGCATCCTGGGCGAGGGTGACTACTTCTGGCGCAGCGTCGTCAATCCGAGCGGCGGCATCGCCAAGATGGCCGACCGGGACACCACCGTCGGCTACGCGCTGATCCCCGCCAAACAGCCCGGCGCCGGCATCCGCGGGCAGGACTTTGTGAGCATGTCCGGCGGCGGCGTGCGGGTGCTCAACCCCAACTCCAAGTTCCCGTCGCACGCGTGGGAACTGCTGTCGTTCATGCACTCGGCGGAGGGCGTCAAGGCCGAACTCGCCGGTGAGAAGCGGATCACCGCGCGCACGGACGTCAACAAAGAGGTCCTCGCAGGCGACCCGATGCTGAGCTTCATCACCGACAAGGTGCTGCCCGTCACGGCGTACCGGCCGCCGCTGGCGGTCTACCCGCAGGTGTCGGTCGCGCTTCAGGAGGCGACCGCGGACGTGGCCGGCGGCAAGAGCGTCGACGAGGCGGCCACCGCGTACCAGAAGAAGGTCGAAGGGATCGTCGGTGGCCCAGGTAACGTCACCTCCTGA
- a CDS encoding ABC transporter ATP-binding protein, translating to MSAIAMRELTKVYPNGVRALDALDLEIADGEFFALLGPSGCGKTTLLRTIAGLEVASAGSVLIGERTVTNLPPGKRDVAMVFQDYALYPHMTVQENIAYPLRIRKVDRRSRAAKAADTANELGLSALLERRPGQLSGGQQQRVALARAMACHPQVFLLDEPLSNLDARLRLEARTFLKRLQRELGVTTVFVTHDQAEALALADRIAVMEGGRIRQVGTPTEVFRRPANTFVAGFIGSTPMNLVDAEVHDGELAVAGTRLPMPQDADDRVTDGEKLVYGIRPEYLDYSPEPVPGALSGQVVVVENLGSFSLVSLDVPTGDAVMDGAGDAVGVAGTSLQVVVPEGREPEPGDTGWVVPRPGRSLLYRDGELVSTAPAPAVPTARTGVDAER from the coding sequence ATGTCCGCCATTGCCATGCGCGAGCTGACCAAGGTCTACCCCAACGGGGTGCGGGCCCTGGACGCCCTCGACCTGGAGATTGCCGACGGCGAGTTCTTCGCCCTTCTCGGCCCGTCCGGCTGCGGCAAGACCACGCTGCTGCGCACCATCGCCGGGCTGGAGGTGGCCTCCGCCGGCAGCGTGCTCATCGGCGAGCGCACCGTCACCAATCTGCCGCCGGGAAAGCGGGACGTGGCGATGGTCTTCCAGGACTACGCGCTCTATCCGCACATGACCGTTCAGGAGAACATCGCCTACCCGCTGCGGATCAGGAAGGTGGACCGCCGCAGCCGCGCCGCCAAGGCCGCGGATACGGCCAACGAGTTGGGCCTGTCCGCGCTGCTCGAGCGCCGCCCGGGGCAGCTCTCCGGCGGTCAGCAGCAGCGGGTGGCACTCGCTCGGGCGATGGCCTGCCACCCTCAGGTGTTCCTCCTCGACGAGCCGCTGTCCAACCTCGACGCTCGGCTGCGCCTGGAGGCGCGCACGTTCCTCAAGCGGCTTCAACGCGAGCTGGGTGTCACCACCGTCTTCGTCACTCACGACCAGGCCGAGGCGCTCGCCCTCGCCGACCGCATCGCAGTGATGGAGGGCGGCCGAATCCGCCAGGTCGGCACCCCCACCGAGGTTTTCCGCCGCCCGGCCAACACGTTCGTCGCTGGGTTCATCGGCTCCACCCCGATGAACCTGGTCGACGCCGAGGTGCACGACGGCGAGTTGGCCGTCGCCGGTACGCGGCTGCCGATGCCGCAGGACGCCGACGACCGGGTGACCGACGGCGAGAAGCTGGTCTACGGAATCCGGCCCGAGTACCTCGACTACTCCCCGGAACCGGTACCCGGTGCCCTCAGCGGGCAGGTGGTGGTAGTGGAGAACCTGGGCAGCTTCTCGCTGGTCTCCCTCGACGTGCCGACCGGGGACGCGGTGATGGACGGCGCCGGTGACGCCGTCGGGGTCGCGGGAACCAGCCTCCAGGTCGTCGTGCCCGAGGGACGCGAACCCGAGCCCGGTGACACCGGGTGGGTGGTACCGCGGCCCGGACGATCGCTGCTCTACCGGGACGGGGAACTGGTGAGCACAGCGCCGGCACCGGCCGTGCCTACCGCCCGGACCGGCGTTGACGCGGAGCGGTGA
- a CDS encoding GntR family transcriptional regulator, producing the protein MTGPDFAVDRSSPVPLYFQVAEQFAAAIQRGDLAPGDRLDSELQLADRLGLSRPTVRQAIQHLVDKGLIVRRRGVGTQVVRGEIRRAVELTSLHDDLLRAGQQPSTSVLELATVPCPPEVAKALGVPPGDDVQHLRRLRFSDGEPLAVMENWLPADLVRLSMDALQANGLYGILRASGMRIRGAHQRIGARAATAAEAQMLGERRGAPLLTMTRTAYDDQGRYVEHGAHIYRATRYSLEVTVAER; encoded by the coding sequence GTGACGGGCCCTGATTTCGCGGTCGACCGGAGCAGCCCGGTCCCGCTCTACTTCCAGGTCGCGGAGCAGTTCGCCGCGGCGATTCAGCGTGGCGACCTCGCGCCGGGCGATCGCCTGGACAGCGAGTTGCAACTGGCCGACCGGCTGGGGCTCTCCCGCCCCACCGTGCGGCAGGCCATCCAACACCTGGTCGACAAGGGACTCATCGTCCGCCGCCGAGGCGTCGGCACCCAAGTGGTGCGCGGCGAAATCCGGCGAGCGGTGGAGCTGACCAGCCTGCACGACGACCTGCTGCGGGCAGGCCAGCAACCGTCCACCTCAGTGCTCGAACTGGCCACCGTGCCCTGCCCGCCGGAGGTAGCCAAGGCACTCGGCGTGCCGCCCGGCGACGACGTGCAGCACCTGCGCCGGCTGCGGTTCTCCGACGGGGAACCCCTCGCCGTGATGGAGAACTGGCTCCCCGCCGACCTGGTGCGGCTCAGCATGGACGCGTTGCAGGCAAACGGCCTGTACGGGATCCTGCGCGCTAGTGGCATGCGGATCCGCGGCGCCCACCAGCGGATCGGGGCGCGGGCGGCGACCGCCGCCGAGGCGCAGATGCTCGGCGAGCGGCGCGGGGCGCCACTGCTCACCATGACCCGCACCGCGTACGACGACCAGGGCCGCTACGTCGAGCACGGCGCCCACATCTACCGGGCCACCCGCTACTCCCTCGAGGTGACCGTCGCAGAGCGGTGA
- a CDS encoding carbohydrate ABC transporter permease, with product MAQVTSPPDQVVEGRRPATGASPAPDAAGLGRARATGFLVPSMVLILLFLVVPAAWTIYLGITNYRLTGLAAANPEIVGLDNYTRALGDERFGSSLVLTLQFVLGSAVIGQAGLGFAIAFALRDRRGPLRRVVEAFVLLSWILPSSVVAFLWIALLDRDAGTLNTLLGIPGTAWLLDHPMLSIIIFNTWRGTAFSMMLYAAALENVPRSHLETARLAGASTWQQLRDVVFPRIRGHVLTNLLLISLWTFNDFAPFLITAGGPEQRSEILPVYVYKVALSGGDLGFGAAISFIMLLINLVIALVYLRMLGRRKEKA from the coding sequence GTGGCCCAGGTAACGTCACCTCCTGACCAGGTGGTGGAGGGGAGGCGCCCGGCCACGGGCGCCTCCCCGGCCCCCGACGCCGCCGGCCTCGGCCGGGCCCGGGCCACCGGGTTCCTGGTGCCGAGCATGGTGCTGATCCTGCTCTTCCTCGTGGTGCCGGCCGCCTGGACGATCTACCTGGGCATCACCAACTACCGGCTCACCGGCCTGGCCGCCGCCAACCCGGAGATCGTCGGCCTGGACAACTACACCCGGGCCCTGGGCGACGAGCGGTTCGGCAGCTCGCTGGTGCTGACCCTCCAGTTCGTGCTCGGCTCGGCGGTCATCGGCCAGGCCGGGCTCGGCTTCGCCATCGCGTTCGCGCTGCGCGACCGCCGCGGCCCGCTGCGCCGGGTGGTCGAGGCGTTCGTCCTGCTCTCCTGGATCCTGCCCAGCTCGGTGGTCGCGTTCCTGTGGATCGCCCTGCTCGACCGGGACGCCGGCACGCTCAACACGCTGCTCGGCATCCCCGGCACCGCCTGGCTGCTCGACCACCCGATGCTGTCGATCATCATCTTCAACACGTGGCGCGGCACGGCGTTCTCGATGATGCTCTACGCCGCCGCGCTGGAGAACGTCCCCCGCTCGCACCTGGAGACCGCCCGGCTGGCCGGCGCGTCCACCTGGCAGCAACTGCGCGACGTGGTCTTCCCGCGCATCCGCGGGCACGTGCTGACCAACCTGCTGCTGATCAGTCTCTGGACGTTCAACGACTTCGCGCCGTTCCTCATCACCGCCGGCGGCCCCGAGCAGCGCTCGGAGATCCTGCCGGTCTACGTCTACAAGGTGGCGCTCTCCGGCGGTGATCTGGGCTTCGGTGCCGCGATCTCGTTCATCATGCTGCTGATCAATCTGGTCATCGCGCTGGTCTACCTGCGCATGCTGGGCCGCCGGAAGGAAAAGGCATGA
- a CDS encoding CehA/McbA family metallohydrolase produces the protein MAVHRGRWTLRDRAESVLRTLPVTVPPGTAALTVRLDYPRQTGVLDLGCLGPAGFRGWSGGARDGYTVAPDWATPGYLPGELEPGEWQVLLRLHRIPPDGLDFEVTATVSTKRPEAPAQPAAPPRPDRPPRRALPAVDGQRWIPGDLHAHTVHSDGVQTIDELAALAASRGLDFLAVTDHNTVSHHPWLPDSSARYGIALVPGQEVTTDRGHANVFGRVGWIDFRQPPDEWLATAERAGGLMSVNHPLGADCAWRQPLTARTRLAEVWHSGWWDRTWGAPLAWAQAWRPDVVPVGGSDFHRPGDGVSPGSPTTWVLVDGDSPPDSAVLDALRAGRTAVSAGPDEPLLLRLGEELLALDADGTLLGYPDGSHRAVRGDRCLFPAGDGLHVLESHRMEVIALCI, from the coding sequence ATGGCGGTGCACCGGGGCAGGTGGACGTTGCGGGACCGCGCCGAAAGTGTGCTGCGGACCCTCCCGGTCACCGTCCCGCCCGGCACCGCCGCCCTGACCGTACGACTGGACTACCCCCGACAGACCGGCGTGCTGGACCTCGGCTGCCTCGGCCCGGCCGGCTTCCGGGGCTGGTCAGGTGGCGCCCGGGACGGCTATACCGTGGCCCCCGACTGGGCCACCCCCGGCTACCTGCCCGGCGAGCTGGAACCTGGTGAGTGGCAGGTGCTGCTCCGGCTGCACCGGATCCCGCCGGACGGGCTGGACTTCGAGGTCACCGCCACCGTGAGCACCAAAAGACCCGAGGCGCCGGCGCAGCCGGCCGCTCCGCCGCGCCCCGACCGCCCGCCCCGCCGGGCGCTGCCCGCCGTGGACGGCCAGCGGTGGATCCCCGGGGACCTGCACGCACACACCGTGCACAGCGACGGCGTGCAGACCATCGACGAGCTGGCCGCCCTGGCGGCCTCCCGCGGACTGGACTTCCTCGCCGTCACCGACCACAACACGGTCAGCCACCACCCCTGGCTGCCCGATTCCTCGGCCCGGTACGGCATCGCGCTGGTGCCCGGGCAGGAGGTGACCACCGACCGGGGACACGCCAATGTGTTCGGCCGGGTCGGCTGGATCGACTTTCGGCAGCCGCCGGACGAGTGGCTGGCCACCGCGGAACGGGCCGGCGGGCTGATGTCGGTGAACCATCCCCTGGGCGCCGACTGCGCCTGGCGGCAGCCGTTGACCGCCCGCACCCGGCTGGCCGAGGTCTGGCACTCAGGCTGGTGGGACCGCACCTGGGGCGCCCCGCTGGCGTGGGCGCAGGCGTGGCGTCCGGACGTCGTACCGGTCGGCGGTAGCGACTTCCACCGCCCCGGCGACGGCGTGTCGCCCGGCTCGCCCACGACCTGGGTACTGGTCGACGGCGACTCGCCGCCCGACAGCGCCGTGCTGGACGCGCTGCGCGCCGGTCGTACCGCTGTCTCCGCCGGTCCCGACGAACCCCTGCTGCTCCGCCTCGGCGAGGAACTGCTGGCGCTCGACGCCGACGGGACGCTGCTCGGCTACCCCGACGGCAGCCACCGAGCGGTCCGCGGTGACCGGTGCCTGTTCCCGGCCGGCGACGGCCTGCACGTCCTGGAGTCCCACCGCATGGAGGTGATCGCACTATGCATCTGA